Proteins encoded by one window of Rutidosis leptorrhynchoides isolate AG116_Rl617_1_P2 chromosome 7, CSIRO_AGI_Rlap_v1, whole genome shotgun sequence:
- the LOC139860430 gene encoding B3 domain-containing transcription factor NGA1-like: MNIIGKTTGGDSNSSSESRRQQQEQEEDKEQPYGNWMFDGHGCEPSSKLDDDCQESRGGQGMMMLVVEREHMFDKVVSPSDVGKLNRLVIPKQHAERCFPLDSSTNDKGLIMNFEDRNGKQWRFRYSYWNSSQSYVMTKGWSRFVKDKKLDAGDIVSFQRGANGSVVNNRLFIDWRHCPKAPNPPYHFSSSLSFLSVPHHHQFSYNHNRKNIHPWNLLFLQSQPSPSRISSHSNLMLQPFSYRFGNIGGGALPPPPLSNVVFESVPVVHGKVVTKRLRLFGVNMDCPISDEDDQGNYDPASEMGSSRAATNPVSMGKYHHDQHHHQHTSIPS, from the coding sequence ATGAATATTATTGGTAAAACTACAGGTGGTGATAGTAATAGTAGTTCTGAAAGTAGAAGACAACAACAAGAACAAGAAGAAGATAAAGAACAACCCTATGGCAATTGGATGTTTGATGGCCACGGTTGCGAACCATCATCAAAGCTAGATGACGATTGTCAAGAATCAAGAGGAGGACAAGGTATGATGATGTTGGTGGTTGAAAGAGAGCATATGTTTGataaagtagtgtctccaagtgaCGTAGGCAAACTCAATCGACTAGTGATTCCGAAACAACATGCTGAaaggtgcttccctcttgattcttCGACTAACGATAAAGGTCTAATCATGAATTTCGAAGATAGAAATGGTAAACAATGGAGATTTAGGTATTCTTACTGGAATAGTAGCCAAAGTTATGTGATGACTAAAGGTTGGAGTCGTTTCGTTAAGGATAAAAAACTTGATGCCGGAGATATAGTCTCGTTTCAACGAGGTGCAAATGGTTCGGTGGTTAACAATCGATTGTTTATAGATTGGAGACATTGTCCTAAAGCGCCAAATCCACCATACCATTTTTCATCAAGTCTATCTTTTTTATCAGTGCCACATCATCACCAATTTTCTTATAATCACAATAGGAAAAATATCCATCCATGGAATCTACTTTTTTTGCAATCACAACCATCACCATCAAGAATTAGTAGTCACTCTAACTTGATGTTACAACCATTTTCTTACCGTTTCGGTAACATAGGTGGTGGTGCATTACCCCCACCTCCTTTATCGAACGTAGTGTTTGAATCGGTGCCTGTGGTCCATGGTAAAGTAGTTACAAAACGGTTACGATTGTTTGGGGTTAACATGGATTGTCCCATTTCTGATGAAGATGATCAAGGTAATTATGACCCTGCAAGTGAAATGGGCTCATCTCGTGCTGCTACTAATCCCGTTTCAATGGGAAAATATCATCATGATCAGCATCATCATCAACATACATCAATACCATCTTAG